The Candidatus Hydrogenedentota bacterium genome has a segment encoding these proteins:
- a CDS encoding DUF1501 domain-containing protein produces MSHHKPTVDDFILNRRDFLKRTGMGFGAMGLASTLLGGSTNAFGALNPTAPRQPHFEGKAKRVVHIFHNGGLSQVDSFDPKPSLTKYAGQNLPNLNLRTERPTGAAFPSPFTFKEYGESRIPVSSLFPHIAECVDDMCIVRSLCADVPNHEPSLLLMNCGDARQIRPSVGSWVTYGLGTENQNLPGFISMCPSGYPIQESQNWQSGFLPGVYQGTYIDTQHTEMEKLIAHIQNNYQSSKSQRDQLDLLSELNQRHLAARDQDSELETRLQSFELAYRMQLDATDAFDISREPESIREMYGPGVHGRQCLITRRLLERGVRFVQLWHGAGQPWDSHDDIEKLHGNLAKECDQGIAALLKDLKQRGMLDETLVLCTGEFGRTPTVELPTPGANAGKVNGRDHNHYGFTAWMAGGGVKGGHIHGATDEFGFQAVENRVHVHDLHATMLHLLGFDHELLTYRYAGRDFRLTDVHGNVVRDIIA; encoded by the coding sequence ATGAGCCATCACAAGCCGACCGTCGACGACTTCATCCTGAACCGTCGCGATTTCCTCAAGCGTACGGGTATGGGCTTCGGCGCGATGGGTCTGGCCAGCACCCTGCTCGGCGGGAGCACCAATGCCTTCGGCGCGCTGAATCCCACCGCGCCGCGTCAGCCCCATTTCGAGGGCAAGGCCAAACGCGTGGTGCATATCTTCCACAACGGTGGGCTTTCCCAGGTGGACTCCTTTGACCCGAAACCCTCGCTGACGAAATACGCGGGCCAGAACCTGCCCAACTTGAACCTGCGCACGGAGCGGCCCACGGGCGCGGCTTTTCCCTCTCCCTTCACTTTCAAAGAGTATGGCGAGAGCCGGATTCCCGTGAGCAGCCTCTTCCCCCACATCGCCGAGTGCGTGGACGACATGTGCATCGTGCGCTCCCTGTGCGCCGACGTTCCAAATCATGAGCCGTCCCTGCTGCTCATGAATTGCGGCGACGCGCGCCAGATCCGGCCCAGTGTGGGCTCGTGGGTCACCTATGGCCTGGGAACGGAAAACCAGAACCTGCCCGGCTTCATCTCCATGTGTCCCAGTGGCTACCCGATCCAGGAATCGCAAAACTGGCAGTCGGGTTTCCTCCCCGGCGTGTATCAGGGCACCTACATCGACACGCAGCACACGGAGATGGAAAAGCTCATCGCCCATATACAGAACAACTATCAATCGAGCAAATCCCAGCGCGATCAGCTCGACCTGCTGAGCGAACTGAACCAACGCCACCTCGCCGCGCGCGACCAGGACAGCGAACTGGAAACGCGTCTCCAGAGCTTCGAACTGGCCTATCGCATGCAGCTCGACGCCACGGACGCCTTCGACATTTCCCGCGAGCCGGAAAGCATCCGCGAAATGTACGGGCCGGGCGTGCACGGGCGTCAATGCCTTATCACGCGGCGGCTGCTGGAGCGGGGTGTGCGCTTCGTCCAGCTCTGGCACGGCGCGGGCCAGCCCTGGGACAGCCACGATGACATCGAAAAACTTCACGGCAACCTGGCTAAGGAGTGCGACCAGGGCATCGCCGCGCTCCTGAAGGATTTGAAACAGCGCGGGATGCTGGACGAGACACTGGTGCTCTGCACGGGCGAATTCGGTCGCACACCCACCGTGGAACTGCCCACACCGGGCGCCAATGCGGGTAAAGTGAATGGCCGCGACCACAATCACTACGGCTTCACGGCCTGGATGGCGGGCGGCGGTGTGAAGGGCGGCCACATCCACGGCGCGACGGATGAATTCGGCTTCCAGGCGGTGGAAAACCGCGTGCACGTCCACGACCTGCATGCCACCATGCTGCACCTGCTCGGCTTCGACCACGAGCTACTGACCTATCGCTACGCGGGCCGCGATTTCCGGCTGACGGACGTTCACGGAAACGTGGTGCGGGATATTATCGCGTAG